TCAACAACGACGGCCGCACCTTCAACCCGATGGCCCCCAACCCCGCCCGGCAGATGGCCGTGATGCGCGAGGCCTGGCAGCGGGCCGGGCTCGAGCCGGCGAGCGCGAGCTACCTCGAAGCGCACGGAACCGGCACGCGCGTGGGGGACTCGATCGAGGCGCGCTCGGTGACGGAGGTCTTCGGGAGGGCCGGCGCGAATGAACCTCTTGGGCTCGGTTCGGTGAAGGGCAACGTCGGGCATCTCCTGAGCGCCGCCGGAATGGCCAGCCTGCTCAAGGTCGTGTCCTCGCTCCAGCACCGCATGCTCCCGGCTTCGGTGCATGCCGGCACGGCGGACCCGGAGCACGGCCTCACCTCCGCCGGCATCGCCCTGGTGGATTCCTCGCGTCCGTGGCGCGGACCCGGGCCCCTGCGCGCCGGCATCAACGGCTTCGGGTTTGGTGGCACCAACGCCCACGTCATCCTGGAAGAGCCGCCCGCTCATCCTCCCCGCTCTCGCTCCACGAGCACGCGCCCCCCGTTGTGGACGCTGTCCGCGCGGACCGACTCGGCCCTCCGCGCCACCGCTCGCCACCTCGCGTCCTGGCTCCGGGAGAACCCGGAGGTGGATCTCTCGGATGCGGCCCTGTCCGCGAGCGTCTCGCGAGATCCGGGCCCCCATCGGCTCGCGCTCGTCGGGACGGAGGCAATCCCGGAGCGGCTCGAGGCCTGGGCGGCTGGAGCCTCGGCCGAGATCCTCCACGGCATGGTTCCCGACCGTGTGGCGAGGAAGAAGGCGCGCAATGGAGCCTCGTTGGAGGGGGCCTCGGCCGAGCTCGCCGCGAGCGCGTTCGTCGAAGGTGAGGCGTTCGACCGGCTCTCCTGGGACGAGGAGCCGGAGCGCGAGCACGTCCCCGTGCCCACCTATCCCTTCGAGCCCCGGCCCTGGTGGGCGCCCGAAACGCCCCCGGCCCCAGCCCCGGCGGCACGGCGGCGGATCGAACATCCGCTCCTGGTGGACGAGCTCGAGCTCACGATGGACCGGGCCGTGCTCCTCGCGCGCATCGCGCCCGACGATCCGCTCGTCTCCGAGCACGTCGTGCATGGTGTGCACCTCCTGCCGGGCGCCGCGTGCATCGAGCTGATGCGTGCGGCGGCGCGGCACGCGCTGGGCACGGAGCCGGCGGGTCTCGCGGACGTCACGTTCGCCCGGCCCGTCCGCGTGGATGACGAAGCCCGCACGGTCCGCGTCGTGGTCGAGCGCCAGGGTGAGGCCCTCGATGTCTCCTTGTCGGACGAGGACGGCGGTGTGCTCGCGCGGGCGAAGGTGCTCCGCGCGAAGCAGGCGCCGCCCCCCGCCGCACCCGGCGGTGACGAGCCACGCACCCGAGGATTCGAGCCCTCCGAGCTGTACGAGGGGCTCCGTGAGCGGGGAATGGCACATGGGGCTTCCCTGCGCGCCGTCCGCGCCATCGAGCTGGGGGAGCGGACCGCGCGCGCGGAGCTCTCCCTGCCGGAGCAGGCACGGGAGCGCACCTTCGGCGTGCATCCAGCGCTGCTCGACTCCGCCATGCAGCCGATCGCGGCACTCCTGCTGGCCCACTCCCGTGAGCGCGAGAGCCTGTACGTGCCGGTACACGTGGAGCAGGTCGAGCTGCTGGGCCCGGTCCCCGACCGGTGCGCGGTCCTGGTGACGCTGAACGGAGATCCGCGGACGCCCGGCGATGTCGTGCTCTGCGAGGTGGAGGTCCGCGCCGGGAACGAACCCCGGCTGCGCCTTCGCGGACTGCGCCTCCGCCGTGTCACCGCCGAGGCGCTCCAGGGCACGGAGCGCGATGTCCATACGTGGATGCGTGAGGTGATCTGGCGGGAGGCGACCCCTGAGCCGTCACATCCGCCCCGGGGACGTTGGGTCATCGTGCCCGCGGTGCATCCGGCGAGCCCCCACGTCACCCGTCGCCTGCGCGAGGCGGGAGCAACGTGCGAACGTGTGGACCCGCCGGAACTGAAGGCGGCGCTCGCCCGGGGCGGAACCGAAGGCGTCGTGTTCCTGGGGCCGACGGGGACCGCGACGCCGCTCACCGACGTGGCCTCGTTCGACCGGGGCCAGCGGGACGGCGTCTTCGCGCTGCTCGAGGTCGCGAGGGTCTGGGATGCGCTCGAACGGGAGCGGCGTCCCGCGTGCCTGCTCGTGGTGACCGCTGGCGCGACGGATGGTCTGGCTCCCGAGCGCGCGACGGTGGTGGGGCTGGGGCACGCCTTGGAGGACGAGCTTCCCGGAAGCCGGTGCCGCGTCGTGGATGCCGACGTCACCGCCTCCGAGGAGGCCATCGCGGACGTGGTGCTGACCGAGGCCTCGTGCACGGCTCCCGAGTCGGACCGGGTCTTCCGGTGGCGGCGGGGGCGCCGCGAGCGCCGGACGATCGAGCCCCTCGCACAGGCCGGGCAACACATGCACGGGCCTCGTGAGAAGGGGGTGTATCTCGTCACGGGAGGTGCCGAGGGACTCGGTCACGCGGTGGCCCAACGGCTCGCGCGGGCGGGCCGCACGCTCGTCCTGGTGGGCAGGAAGCCTCTGGCGCATGCACCGGAACGGGCCGCGCGCATCGAGGCGCTGCGTGCGAACGGCGCGGCCGTCACGTACGTCGCCTGCGACGTCTCCGACCCGGATGGGGTCGCGGGGCTCATCGCGAGGATCGTGCTCGACCACGGTGCCCTCCACGGTGTGGTGCACGCGGCGGGTGTGGCTTCGCCGGGTCGTATTGGAGGGCGTGAGGACGCGGCGTTCGCACAGGTGCTCGGACCCAAGGTGCGAGGCACGTGGCTCCTCTGGCGCGAGCTCGAGCGCAGGCGCATCCGGCCCGACTTCTTCGCGCTCTTCTCGTCCCTGTCGGCGAGCTGGCCGGGGCTGGGTGGAGGGCTGGGAGACTACGTCGCGGCGAACGCGTACCTGGATGCCTTCGCCCTGGCGCGCCGCGCGGAAGCGCTGCCCTTCACGTCCGTGGCCTGGTCCGTGTGGAGTGAGACCGGAATGGGCGCTGATCCCACGCTGGTCCGCGCCATGGAGGCACGCGGGCTCCCCGCGATCCCCACTCGACAGGGCGTGGACGCGTTCCTCCGGGTCCTGGAGCTCGGCCGCGCGCACGTGATGGTCGCGCCCATCGGGCCTCGCGCGACCGTGTCGCGGCCACCTCCGGCCGTGACGCTGGCGCCCGCTCCCACCGCGGCTCCTTCCAGCGTGGTGGAGGAACTTCGCTCGCTCGTGGCGAAGGCGCTCGAAGTGGACCCGGACGAGGTCGCGACGGACCGTTCGTTCCTGGCCATGGGACTGGACTCACTGAACGCGCTGGATCTGGCGAAGATCCTCTCGGACCGCTACCGCGTCGAGTTCCCTCCCACCCTGTTCTTCGAGCAGCCCACGATCGATTCGCTCGCGGAATACCTCCGGAAGGCGAAGGGAGACGCGGCCCCGGAACGGAGGCCGGCCGACACGAGTCCCTCCACCGCGCCGCGCACCGTCGTGACCGAGGCTCCGCTCTCGCCCGTGCAGAAGGCGTTCTGGGTCCAACAGCGGCTGCATCCGGATGTCACCGCGTTCTCGTTCGTCCGGCAGACGGTTCGAGGGCGGCTCTCGTTGGACGCGCTCCAACGGGCGGTGGACGCGGTGGCACGACGCCATCCCCTGCTTCGCGCCTCGGTGGCCACCACGGCACACGGAGAGGCCGTGCAACGGATCTCCGAGACCGTGCGGGCCCGGCTCATCGACCACGGCGAGGTCGCGGACGTGGAAGCCCTCGCCGATGGCATCGTCAACACGCCATTCGAGCTCTCCCCTCCACCCCTGTGGCGCGTGGACGTGGCTCGCGACCCGGCGGCGGATACAACTCACGTGCTCATCTGCGCGCACCACCTGATCGTGGACGGCTGGAGCCTGCATGTAATCGCCGCCGATCTCTGGCGGGCGTACGCGGCCACCGTCTCGGGTCGCCCTCTCCCCGACTGGCCGGAGGCTCACGGCTTCTTCGATACGCTCGATGTCCCCAGACCGAGGCTCGATGAAGACCTCGCGTGGTGGCGCGAGCGCCTCTCGGATGCACCCGCCCCCCGGCTGCCATTCGACGGGGATCCGCTCGCTCCACCGGATCCGCCGATCCTGTCAGTGCTCCGCTGGCTCGACCTCGAACGGACGCGGGCGTTCGAGAAAGCGGCCGCCGCGGCGGACGTGTCCGTGTTCCACCTGTCGCTGGCCGTTCACGCCCGGTGCCTCGCGCGTTGGTCCGGTACGGACGAGGTCATCGTGAACGTCGCCCGAGCCCGAAGGGAATCGCGTGTTCCCGGCATCGAGCAGGTGGTGGGTTGCTTCGCGGACACGCTGCCGCTCCGCCTTCGCCTGGAGCCCGGGGAGTCGCTGGCCCTGCTCGCGAAACGTGCGCGCGAAGCCCTCCTGGAGCTGGAGCGGCACGCCTCGCCCACCTCGCTCGAGCTCGCGCGGGTGCTCCCCGGGGACGCGGGCTCGTCACGGGTCACGAGTGCCGCCAGCTACAGCTACGCGCGCATCCCGCTCTCCCCCCCTGCAGAGGTCCCCGAGTTGCTTGCCCTCGCGGGCCGGACGGCGACTCCCGCCACCCGGCTCGGACTCGCGGTGTGGGAGTTCCAAGGAGGGCTGTGCTTCGCGTGGGGCTTTCCGGAGCGCTTGTTCCGGAAGGACACCGTCGAGCGGTTCGCGGACGAGCACCTGCGCGCCCATGTCGAGGCCGGCTCCGCCCCACGGGCCGAGTCAATTCCCGAGAGGATCATCGCGCGCCTCCAGGAGTCACCGGAGCGCGTGGCCCTGCGCGAAGGCGAGCGGCTCCTCACGCGCGGCGAGCTGGACCAGCGGTCCGCCCGTGTGGCCGCCACGCTCACTGAACGCGGCATCGGCCCTGGCGCGGTGGTGGCCCTCCTGTCGGATCAGAACGCGCAGGGAATCACCGGGCTGCTCGGCATCCTGCGAACGGGGGCGGCCTGGCTGCCGCTCGATCCGGAGCACCCGCCAGCGCGGCTCCGCTTGCAGCTCGAGCGCGCCGGTACCCGGGTGTGCCTCTTCGCGAGTGGCGCCGCGAGCACCGCGTCCGAGCTGACAGGGGCGGTCACGACGCTCGCTATCGAGCACCTGGTGGAACCCGGTGCGCTCGCTCCGCCGGTGCGGGCCGGAGACGAGGCGCTCGCGTAC
This is a stretch of genomic DNA from Archangium violaceum. It encodes these proteins:
- a CDS encoding non-ribosomal peptide synthetase, with translation MSSPIAIVAAACRLPDADTPEAFWNNLIAERISMRPPPVHRWPEHPDARVGSFLDDVRGFDAAFFGMKGSEAQVTDPQQRLLLQTAHEALERAGFAGPRRRNRRVGVFVGVGQSDYQEPILRLLWAGVPVHPSAAVGNLRNLIPSRVSHVLDLSGPSLAVDTACSSSLVALHLACESLNRGECELALAGGITLNLTPTVFTVLSRAGALSPTGRIRPFAREADGIVLGEGLGVVVLERLEDALRRRAPILAVVRGSALNNDGRTFNPMAPNPARQMAVMREAWQRAGLEPASASYLEAHGTGTRVGDSIEARSVTEVFGRAGANEPLGLGSVKGNVGHLLSAAGMASLLKVVSSLQHRMLPASVHAGTADPEHGLTSAGIALVDSSRPWRGPGPLRAGINGFGFGGTNAHVILEEPPAHPPRSRSTSTRPPLWTLSARTDSALRATARHLASWLRENPEVDLSDAALSASVSRDPGPHRLALVGTEAIPERLEAWAAGASAEILHGMVPDRVARKKARNGASLEGASAELAASAFVEGEAFDRLSWDEEPEREHVPVPTYPFEPRPWWAPETPPAPAPAARRRIEHPLLVDELELTMDRAVLLARIAPDDPLVSEHVVHGVHLLPGAACIELMRAAARHALGTEPAGLADVTFARPVRVDDEARTVRVVVERQGEALDVSLSDEDGGVLARAKVLRAKQAPPPAAPGGDEPRTRGFEPSELYEGLRERGMAHGASLRAVRAIELGERTARAELSLPEQARERTFGVHPALLDSAMQPIAALLLAHSRERESLYVPVHVEQVELLGPVPDRCAVLVTLNGDPRTPGDVVLCEVEVRAGNEPRLRLRGLRLRRVTAEALQGTERDVHTWMREVIWREATPEPSHPPRGRWVIVPAVHPASPHVTRRLREAGATCERVDPPELKAALARGGTEGVVFLGPTGTATPLTDVASFDRGQRDGVFALLEVARVWDALERERRPACLLVVTAGATDGLAPERATVVGLGHALEDELPGSRCRVVDADVTASEEAIADVVLTEASCTAPESDRVFRWRRGRRERRTIEPLAQAGQHMHGPREKGVYLVTGGAEGLGHAVAQRLARAGRTLVLVGRKPLAHAPERAARIEALRANGAAVTYVACDVSDPDGVAGLIARIVLDHGALHGVVHAAGVASPGRIGGREDAAFAQVLGPKVRGTWLLWRELERRRIRPDFFALFSSLSASWPGLGGGLGDYVAANAYLDAFALARRAEALPFTSVAWSVWSETGMGADPTLVRAMEARGLPAIPTRQGVDAFLRVLELGRAHVMVAPIGPRATVSRPPPAVTLAPAPTAAPSSVVEELRSLVAKALEVDPDEVATDRSFLAMGLDSLNALDLAKILSDRYRVEFPPTLFFEQPTIDSLAEYLRKAKGDAAPERRPADTSPSTAPRTVVTEAPLSPVQKAFWVQQRLHPDVTAFSFVRQTVRGRLSLDALQRAVDAVARRHPLLRASVATTAHGEAVQRISETVRARLIDHGEVADVEALADGIVNTPFELSPPPLWRVDVARDPAADTTHVLICAHHLIVDGWSLHVIAADLWRAYAATVSGRPLPDWPEAHGFFDTLDVPRPRLDEDLAWWRERLSDAPAPRLPFDGDPLAPPDPPILSVLRWLDLERTRAFEKAAAAADVSVFHLSLAVHARCLARWSGTDEVIVNVARARRESRVPGIEQVVGCFADTLPLRLRLEPGESLALLAKRAREALLELERHASPTSLELARVLPGDAGSSRVTSAASYSYARIPLSPPAEVPELLALAGRTATPATRLGLAVWEFQGGLCFAWGFPERLFRKDTVERFADEHLRAHVEAGSAPRAESIPERIIARLQESPERVALREGERLLTRGELDQRSARVAATLTERGIGPGAVVALLSDQNAQGITGLLGILRTGAAWLPLDPEHPPARLRLQLERAGTRVCLFASGAASTASELTGAVTTLAIEHLVEPGALAPPVRAGDEALAYIIFTSGSTGRPKGVPITHGSMRGYLEWALQAFGYGAEDVLLGTSSLCFDASVRQVLAPLLAGATLVCCPRSLARDPERLLEIVDRERVTVLSTVPSVLARLLRYDLRPLERLRWLKVGGEALPPGLIRTLHDRLGRAPPVVNLYGPTETTINATWHVVKERPPEDVERIPIGRPIGGATVHVLAEDGSPCAPGVPGELHVGGRGLSSGYLGEPELTRRAFIPGAGGVRLYRTGDRVVAREDGTLDFLGRVDDQLKVHGHRIEPGEIEAVLARHPAVSLAVVRAVGSASERRLEAWIQFRDAPPTEDALRDVLREHLPEAMWPRHFHMLDSLPTTVTGKVDRAALEALSGAAPARTIRGGPPRTDTEQRIAEAFARVLSRAEIGRDDDFFELGGDSMAILEVFTRLQAMDLRLPRPATLYTARTVRALAEAIDAHSARSSPEPVVARAADAEEEWFPLSPAQRGFLVAQAGDPEGSVHWAARLLLEGELDSALFREALGRLVERHPMLRTVVDAGRRPPVQRVLEPGAPPLILVDPCTPDALDRLFTEARRRHFDPQKETPIELHLCRVAADRHVLLVAADHLIGDGLSGWMFVRELLQAYDGLARGAEPSLPPLRSTFRDYVRHLADRAETQDDAAFWRRTFAVPYVPPRTWYKPEGALPARDEVTLSSERVETLRASAARRGGTLFELVLAAWAFALRRLTGQDDLVIGTAVSGRDAPLPDVHRVFGPFATAVPLRMRDAGSAPQELLESVRGVVADARAHALTPGEIARAIPGGLPLEVAAGTRFFFTFMDFEAFGSLESERLRVHWEDSGTEGHVPRGVDLKLAARRLGGALRLSFHAAPTALGPQGLERVRADVLDVLEVLAGEPGTKARPPSRLEVRFGPIDVSSLHAALVGYLPAPEEAARAVGLAFVPSLREVLRSQLFPEGSPRWLERIDTPLGASGLLCLPLFADELGALAPETLAARVVEAVLLAHRTGVRAFSLAGMLPAYTGFGREVLHRLAMKDGAPEDLAFTTGHATTVVAVVRSILSATAAAGVNLSEAEVAFVGVGSIGAAAAELLLQVAAHPRRLLLCDLPRAARRMEEVTTRLREQYGFRGPIETALAPGAVADEVYRARVIVGAASTPGALEVDRLAPGTVLVDDSFPTLVDVPAARARMHTRGDVLIVGGGLLDCGTVTRTVDDTTLPPGLRPALSRGISRAGVASCQLEPLLRRMHPELPPVSGPVDAATAYQYWLVALASGLRAAPLHLGAELVPNNLPAALTERGNTG